A region of the Candoia aspera isolate rCanAsp1 chromosome 18, rCanAsp1.hap2, whole genome shotgun sequence genome:
ATACTCTAAAgccgggtttctcaaccttggcaacttgaagacttgtggactgcaactcccagaattccccagccaaggttgagaaacactggtctaaagcttCTGGAGGATAACCGCCGGAGTCGTTGGAACGCGAGCCCCAATGATTTGGTTCTTTCGGAATGTATCTATCCGTGGGGTCGCTAAAAGTCGACGCCGACTCTCCGGCACGTAACCCATCAATTTTCGAACAAGCAGGCGTACAATTGATCTGCATTAGAAGAACGCTAAGGGCCAAAGAATGAGGTCGACTACTAATTCCCGAAGTTGCGTCTCTAAACATCGCTCTACAATTCGTACCTCTACAAGGGGAATGGCTCCCCCTCTCGCGCTCTGATGACGCAAAGGCCTGCGCCCCGCTGACCCGTGATGACGTCCCAATCCAGCGACGATGACGGAAGTGAAGAAGAGCCCCGAGCCGCCGCGCTGCTGCTTCCCCCGCGATGCCGCTGGCCGCGGAAGCCGGGCCGGCTCGCCTGGTCCGCTCCGCCCAGAAGGACGAGCTCTACCGGGGGGCGCTGAGGAGCAGAGCCGGCGCCGCCTTGGCTGGCCTGGCGGGTGAGGCGCCTTCGCCTTCTCCCCTCCGCGCAGCGCCACCCCCTTGGCCCCCGAACCCGTTTCGGGAGCGTTTTGTCTTAAATTAAGACATATTTAAATccttaaatatgaatattttaaacaaatattcatgttcttattttatgcatatatatattatactatacgtatatatattaatatatattttatatataatatacatacatatatataaacataacacatgtatgtatattatattatattatatatatatatatatatatatatatatatatatgtaatatacatacataaaaaaatcAGGCGAGCAAGGCTGAGGGAGGCTCCGACGAATGCCAGATTTGTTTATGAAGCAAGATTTTGAGACTTCATGGGAGagggaaggagcaagccattTTCAGTTTTTAGAGTTGCATGTTTTGTCATTAGTAACACCAAAGAATTAAAGACAAAaccaaaatactttggccacctaatgagaagacaggacaccctggagaagatgctgatgctggggagagtggagggcaaaaggaagaggggccgaccaagggcaaggtggatggatgatattctagaggtgacggactcgtccctgggggagctgggggtgttgacgaccgacaggaagctctggcgtgggccggtccatgaagtcacgaagagtcggaagcgactgaacaaataaacaccaccaccacaaaagaatatCCAATGGGTAAAAAGTTGTGTGATATCAGCACACAACATGCCTCTGTGTTTAATTTTACATTTCTTGTTGAAAGGGGTAGTGGTATTTTTCAttaatattaatgtatttatttgttaaatttattatttaatagatttatgttatatataatataataatataaatattttatatattaataaatttgtcaaatttattatttaataaatttatattatattcatTAAATATTATTGAAAAATACCCacctcactataaaagtgactctattactctatttaataatagaatatcCTGCCGGACGTCTCTTCAAATGTCAGTTGGAGAAAAACTGAAGCTTATTCTTGTAATGTAATTCCATCTTCTCACTCCTCAGGCCCTAAAGTTTGGCTAGAATGGCAAAAAGAGATTGAGCTCCTCGCTGATGTGGCCTATTTCACTCTCACTACCCTCTCAGGTAAGGATTGCAGCCAAATTGTTTTGTGCTTGGTGATCTGACTAAAGATCGGACCATTGGAAGTTTCCTGAAAGTTGGAGGGGGCCACTTAGGCTAACCCTGTGCCCAGcacaggaatctaaattaaagcagctgaaataGGTGGCTGCCCATCCTGTGTATGAAAGGGCAGCCTtcctggatacaggtagtcctcacttaacagccattcgtttagtgatgattCCGACTtaaaacagtgttgaaaaaatgacttacgaccagttctcacacttaggaccatcgcagtgtccccatggtcacgtgatcacgatttgggtgcttggcagctggttcacattcatgaccatcacagcatcctgtggtcatgtgattgccattttcgaccttcccagccagcttctggcaagcaaaatcaatagggaactgcatgatttgcttaacaactgcagtgattcacttaatgactgccacaaaaaggtcgtaaaattgggtcagatttgcttaatggctgtttcacttagcaaccaaaattctggtcccaattgtggtcattaagcgaggactaccagttATTGGTTCCAGCTTCAAACCCTAGCCCTCCCCCATTCCCCTTCTTTTCCCAGAGCTAAATATTCCAAATTCCTTCCAACTCTTGTCATGGGGTTTCATTTCTAGTCCCTCATCGTCCTTGATGGCTGGtcagaatcttttttaaaatgtgctgccTGGAGTTCAGGCTGGGCTTTGATCAACTCAAAATAAAGCTGATTGGTTATGCCCCAGGATGAAGAGCTAGGCTTCTGCTGATGTAGCCTAAAACTGCATTGGTCATAATCTCTTCAGGGTTTCCCTTGTttattgcttccccccccccaggttaTCAAACCCTTGGTGAAGAATATGTCAACGTTATCCAAGTAGACCCGTCAAAGAGGAAGGTCCCTTCGTTAATACGTCGGGCCGTTTTGGTCTCTCTGCACACTCTTTTGCCTTACTTGTTAGACAAGGGACTGGCCCAACTTGAACAGGAGCTCGAGGGAGGCCCCAACGAGTCACAGACGCTGCAAAGCAGAAACTTGGGCAGATTACAAAGCCGGACGTCACTGCGAAGCTGGGTGCAGAAACAGGCCAGCCGATTAACGGAACAGCAGAGAAGATTTCTTGGTCAGGCTGTTCGTATCGTCAAGCAAAGCATCCCATTCCTCCGGAGGTTGCACTTAGCCATCTTTTATATGAATGGCGTCTTCTACCATTTGTCTAAAAGGACGACAGGAATCACCTATGTGAGTGGTCCCCTACGCTTCTGTTTCTGTCACAAATGTACAGAATGGCGTGCTTACTCGGCTACTTGGTCAGCGGTGCCATCATTTTCCCCCCCAGGATGGGTTTCTTAAAGAACCAAACTGGGGATGATACATGTTCTAATACttactttaaaatacattttgcctTGTTTTTCACTGGAAAAACTCCTAAATCATCAAATACCGGTAATGAAAAGTTTGCATCTTCTGGCATTAAAATAATTGTGGTATGATTTCGCTGACTGGGAGATATCCCACCAGATGAAAGCTAATGCCTCaaagtattacaggtagtcctcgcttagcaaccatttgtttagtgacggtttggacttacaacagtgctgaaaaaaccaactggtgaccagtcctcacacttagaaccatcgcagcatcccccatggtcacacgatcgcaGTTTGGGCCCTTGGCAGCCAATTCGCATTTAGGACTGTCGTGGTCACAAgaccaccattttcaacctttctgtcTGGCTTCTggctagcaaaatcaatggggaactgtgtgattcactttaacgcccacgtggtttgcttaatgcccagtgattcgcttaacgaccgccacaaacaaggtggtaaaattggcctggatttgcttaatgactgctttgcttagcaactgaaattgtggtcattaagtgaggactacctatactctaTTTGGGGGCAGCCTAGGATCTAGAAAGGATATGGTCTTTCTCATCCCCAAAACATTTGAACAGAGCTATTTCTGTGACAAAACCTTGAAGTACTTAACTGTTAACTTACCATCGGTTGAGTTTTCTTTGACTCTGCTGCTCTCCAGTTACGCTCTGCAGGGTTCACTGAAGACGACCAAACCATTCAATCAAGTTACAGGCTACTTGGAATCATTTCATTCCTGCATCTGGGGCTGATGCTCGGCATCTACGCGTACAACTTCCGACATCGGCAGAGGGCGAGAAAAGAATGGAAACAACACTATAACCTCTCCTATCAGAGGTATAAAGTCTGGGTAGTATTTGTACAGCGGGGAGAGAATTAGTATCAACAGTGGCATCTACGTGGCACTTGAAATTCAGGCTTTGATCTTGCTGTTGGGAGTTATGTGGTAGTAAGGATGCTAAAAATATAGCCTTGTAGccattgtattttaaaatgtattattctaCAGGGCTTCTGTTGTTGATGCAGAATCAGCCTATGGAATACTGACTTATTCCATAGTAGTCAAGTAATCAAATTATATAGCTGGAGTGCGTATTAGGACCAGAAGCTCAAAGGAATGGCCACATTGGTTGTTTGCCGATTCCGAGATGGCCTGGAGAGAGCTTCATCGCTCCCTAAAACTTCTTTCTtacgcatgccccgacca
Encoded here:
- the PEX10 gene encoding peroxisome biogenesis factor 10, coding for MPLAAEAGPARLVRSAQKDELYRGALRSRAGAALAGLAGPKVWLEWQKEIELLADVAYFTLTTLSGYQTLGEEYVNVIQVDPSKRKVPSLIRRAVLVSLHTLLPYLLDKGLAQLEQELEGGPNESQTLQSRNLGRLQSRTSLRSWVQKQASRLTEQQRRFLGQAVRIVKQSIPFLRRLHLAIFYMNGVFYHLSKRTTGITYLRSAGFTEDDQTIQSSYRLLGIISFLHLGLMLGIYAYNFRHRQRARKEWKQHYNLSYQRSQPEERIVNRSLRCTLCLEERQHTTATPCGHLFCWECIAAWCNTKAECPLCREKFHPQKLIYLRHFR